DNA from Bdellovibrionales bacterium:
TGCCGACATCGAAGAGGAAAAAGCACGAAGTTTAGCCGAAGGGCGCTTTTCCGATTTGTCAAATCTGTCTCAACTCGATAAGAAAAAGGTAGCTCGTTTTTTACAAAGTCGTGGTTTCGATTTTGAGACCATCAATCGTGTAACTAGGATCAGATCATGAAACATCAAGACGTCAGAAAAGCATTCACTTCTCATTTTGAGGGCCTTGAACATCGCCATGTGGCGAGTTCAAGTTTGGTTCCCTTCAATGATCCCACGTTGTTGTTCACGAACGCCGGGATGAACCAATTTAAAAACGTCTTCGTGGGAACCGAGAACGTGGATTACAAGCGTGCGGTGACCATTCAAAAGTGCGTGCGGGCGGGCGGAAAGCACAACGATCTGGAAAACGTCGGCTATACGACTCGTCACCACACCTTTTTCGAAATGCTTGGGAATTTTTCTTTTGGCGATTATTTTAAAAAAGAAGCCATCCGGTTTGCGTGGGATCTTTTGACCAATAAGATGGGAATTCCGAAGGATAAACTCTACGTGACGGTG
Protein-coding regions in this window:
- a CDS encoding alanine--tRNA ligase: MKHQDVRKAFTSHFEGLEHRHVASSSLVPFNDPTLLFTNAGMNQFKNVFVGTENVDYKRAVTIQKCVRAGGKHNDLENVGYTTRHHTFFEMLGNFSFGDYFKKEAIRFAWDLLTNKMGIPKDKLYVTVFETDDEAEEIWHKQEGVPRDRIVRYGEKDNFWRMGDVGPCGPCSEIFYDHGPGAGNPTAKFGQDDNRYVEIWNLVFMQYYDDGSGKLTPLPKPSVDTGAGLERVTAVMQGKADNYQTDLFAPLIQTTC